The Prionailurus viverrinus isolate Anna chromosome X, UM_Priviv_1.0, whole genome shotgun sequence genome segment taaagacaaaattattttcctcctctACACTTTCTGGCGACCAGCCTAAGACCCGCAGGGCCACCCCACTCACTCTGGAGCGTACAGACAGCATCGTGGGAAAACTGGCACAAGCCAGCAAAGGGTAAGAATTCTTACCAAAGTCAACTCTCCCAGACCTCTGTTGCCTGGTTGAGAGAAAGTAAATTTcatgttttcccttcctttccaaattCAGATTGGCAGAAAATATATCAGTTATTCATCCTTTCTCTCCCAGCGACAGGTATTGTGGCCAGATAAGGCTGGGCAGAAATGCGGATGGCATTCCATTTGCAGCTAGGGTCCTACCAACTGTTACAATACCCCAGCAATTGCGGCTCTCAGGGGGACTGTCCAGGTCTTTCTCTCTATTGGGTATTTTTCACAGTGGCTCTGGATCTTGGGTAACTAGTATCATCTGCACCTCTTTGAGAACCCCTCTTAGCTCCATGGGGTGGTTCAATActgccagaaatatttactgtttgctCCAGCTGAAACCTGACAAGATActcaaaaggatttttttaagtagctctgTGGTCATAAATTAGCCAAATTGGAAGCTGATATTCAGAGCCTGATAAGAACTTTTTCAGGCCTTCTCCCCTaagctaaaacaaaaatgtttggccagaagaaagaaaagcattctaAAGGCACTGTGGAAGGATTTACTAAAATGTTGTAAAGAAACCCAGCTGTAAATCTAGAACATACAAATCGTTTGATTTGTTGCAGATCTTCCTGATACAAAGAAGCAAATGGAGGCTCCCGCACTTCCATGGCTGGGTCAGTGGCTACATATTCAGATTGCAACCTTAttctttgaagaattaaaaacaaatgcactACAGTATCAGTCTTTCTAAGAACAGAAATGCAGCTCTAGAAACAATACAAGGCCCACCTATCCTCTCTACCAATCCCAAATCCTCCCCTATTCATCTCAAAAGGCTTGCACATATTGTAAAAGATCtggctttaagaaacaaaagctcCTCttggagaaacatttttttctctgtgcctttcaGATGCAAATGTTCTACCTAGTTTTCTCTAGGAACTCAGAGCCATCTCTTGAAGTACTGACTTCGGGGAGATAATTcttaccagaaaaacaaaaagaagctatTTGGAAATTAGGTGAATGAAtccagaaatattaataaaagctCTAGCCATCTGAGCAAGTAACCTTAACTTATTCTATCTGCCAGAAACACAATTTAGATACAACCATTCTTTTTAAACTAGTGagttttggggtacctgggtggctcagttggttgagcgtccaaaataaataaataaacattaaacaaaataaaagctagTTTAAGTTTGTCGGTTTAATTAAAACAGGCATTAAACAGAATACTTCAATTCTACCTAGGTTTACTAAAAGTCAAATAAGCTAATATGTTATCTGTGTTACATAATATGTCAGCAAGAACGGTTaactggggctcagtcagttaagcatccaactcttgatcccagctcaggtcttgatctcagggtcgtgagttcaatgagaatgaaatggaaatgaagcctagttaaaaaaaaaaaaaaaaaaaaaaaaaaaaaaaaaaaaaaaaaacaacaatggttAGCTGTTTAACATCTCATGAAATTTTCATAAGCACAGTAATCTAAATATAATTGTTAAGAACAAgtgaattaaataaatgtaagtgaaagttttaaaagatatttttcaaCAATATATATGGTTTGTGGTAGGTCTACTTAAGATAGTTGCCAAAATCTTGAGAACTTGAAACCTTAATTATACTGAGATAAGTTAAATGAGGGCTATTCACTGACTATCTTAGTCATTccaaatatgataaaatactaAAACAGCAAATACTGAACATGGGTTTATCcacttttgcctttcttttacaGAGGAACTAAATATATTGGGATCTATTAGTAAATATCTTTTGTGCCACACTGAAAATTTTACTATGAGAAAGAAGGTACTTCTAGAAATtgtgaaatgtatttataaatttcccGAATCCATAGAATGCTAGTGTAACAGACAGTCACATCGCTGACTTCTTAGTTTTCACAAGGAATAAAGGATCCTAAGGGGTAAGAATTCTAATCAACATAATTAGTAATTACAACTACTTGGGAATAATAAGGGTGCAAGGAAACCACTGGGTCTGTCTGTAACCTGAACCGGGCCCTGAACTCTCCTAGTTTCCTCAAATGTCTGGCTACAACCCTCCAGACTGacatttcccattttctcccaCCCTTCTGACTTGGAATCACTAAGCACAAAGACTGCCCTGGAATCTCCCTGGAAGAAACCATCCCAGGTCCTTCTCACTGCCGACACCACAGCCAAACTTCAGGGACTGGAACCCTGGGTCCACATCTCCCCATTAAAAAGGGCTCCCCCAGACTCCTGGAACCACACACCGGCTGCAGACCTAAAATTAAAGTTGATTAGGGAGGTTCCTCCCCAGAAGCAGATGGCATCTTGAGGTGGACAGTTCCTCCAAGATCATGGCTCAAGAAGATCTTCATCTCCAATATGAAACCTTTATTCCTTTTGCCTTTCTGCTACTTGCCTCTCCTCCCTGTGAATGCACAGGAAGATGATGCTCTTTAACTCTGGCAACGATCACTGAACGTACTGCTAAGGCCATAGCTACACAACAAACTCTCTGGACTTTCTTGCTAAGATGGTTTCAGATAATAGAACTGCTTTAGCTTACTTCTTGGCTGAAAAAGGAGGAGCTTGTGCCACAGCAAATACCTCCCACAAGACCTGGATCAACACCTCTGGTGTTGCAGCAAATATGATAAATTAACACATCAGCCACTTGGCTAAAGCAGGTTGATGTCCCTTCTTTGATGTATCTGATACCAATTGGTTTGGCTCATGGGGGCCCTGGCTAAGGCTTCTCTATAGTTGTCATCGTAATGTCCCTTGTACACTATGTTCTCTCAAATGCCTTAAATGCATGTTCACAGCCGTCAGCAGTACATACATCGAATGGTCTCGCTGGGCTTGGAGAACCAGAAACAAGATAAACGAGGAGATGaacaggaaaaacattttttccatggATCTGACATCATAACCTAGGAGTTTCACAGTGAGACAAAGAGCAACTTTGATGGTGGCTGAGAGCGGCACTAATACCAAAGTTCTGGTCACTCCTTCACGTAGAAGATGACCAAAAGGGGGGAATGGTTAATTCAACAAGGAGGCTGTTAGACTGAGGTAAGTCTAATGCCTTGGCAGCCTGAAACGTAAGCCTGTGAATGTCTCAAtgttatgaaataaaatactaaggATAGCCAATCACAAACGGCCAACCAGTCTTTACACTGTAGCCAATCAATAACttccttatttctgccttttctctataAAGTCTCCCTCTGAGCTCCTGACACTGAAGTGCTCTGAGTGCTTCTGGTTTGGCACTGATTCCGACTGATTTTTGCCTGAATTCTTCAAGATTTTTAATATGTTTCAGTGTATTATTTAACAAGGGAGACTTCCTCTCTGGAGTCTTTTCTGACACTCTCCCTCCTCATAGGGAGATGTAAGCACCTGTGTCTGCTCTCTTCCGTCGTGCTCTGTCAGAGAGCATGTGTGACgtttgcatttatttgtatgCTGCTGCGCCCCTCCTGAAATGTGTCTTCTTCAAGGCCAGGGTTAATATCTGCATTCTACTTTGTGCGTCTAGCATCCAGGACACAGGAGTCGTCATAAATCTTTGTTGAGTGGggcctcctggctggctcagcaggtagagcatgtgacttgatctcagggttctgagttcaagccctcacaccgggcatagagattacttaaaaaaaaaaatacatttgttgaatgaatgaattaggtCAAGGAGAAATGGCCAAGAAGGTCCTAATATTAATGGCAAGCATTTATCCAAAACCTATTATATGCTAGGCCCTATGCAAATGCAAGTACATGGAGTAGATTTAATCCTGAAACAACCCGATGAGGTAGGAGCCACTATTACCTTTAAATGTAAGAGAACTGCATCTCACAGAGACTAAtcacttgtctaaggtcacaaaCTAGAAGTGACAGGTGTGGCACTGGATCACAGAGCCCACCAAGTCCTTTACCTTTACACTCAAGAGGGAGAAGGATGCTTCACCCACATTAAAGGAGAAGGCTTCTATAGTGGTTCCTAATCTAGAGAAGGCCTGCAGAGGGGACTGTCACTGGTGGGATTTGTAGCTTTGGGGATCCTGGAGGCTTCTGCATTCTTGGATTGTTTAGGGGGAACAGGGAAGAAGGTGTGGCTCAAGGACATAAGAAGGGGTGGAAATggagagacaagaaaggatctAAAGTCTTGCCCTGCAAGGTTAGAATCTGAAGAGGAAACCTCCATTCTCccacaagaaacattttttaaaaagctaatattCAGTTGTGGTTTAGCCACGGCAATTCCTTGTGCCCTGGAGCTTCCCCTGTCATTTATGGGGAACATCACCATCAAGGGCTCATTCCTAATAAGCCACAACCTGAAGAATCACAGCTCCAGTTCTGGTCCACCACTGTATTGTCATTATAGACATAGGTCACTATCTGTCCATTTTCCCCCAACCTGTCCCTCTCACGGCCCTTATTCTGGCCAATGGATCTATTGCTTACTCAAATCATTAGGCCAGAAAATCTGGACCTCTCGagatttctcctttcctctcccccgtCACATCCCATGGGTGACTTGAGTTTTGGGGATTCTATTTCATAAATCTGTAATCTGtttatttgttaaacatttattgtgtgccaGGAATGTGCAGTAATGAACTGGATGAGATTCATCCAGTTCCCCGCAGCTCTGCCCTCCCAGCTTCAAAGAGATGGGCATCTTATGGAGGATATTTTGCAAACGAACAGCCCATTGTACTGCGGAGTACAGTAAACACAAGAAACGGAGAAGTAGAGGGCTGGGAAGGGGTATGTAATTCACCTGGGGAAGCCCGAGGGTTGTTCTCCTGACAGTATCCAAATTGAAATGTGAAGGATGTCTACCAGGAAACCCAGTGAAGCGGAGGACAAGTGCAAATTTCTGGAGgccagaacagagcccagagTGTGGAGAACCGGCAGTTCACCATGACATCAGAGTCTCAGAGCTGGTCTCTAGGCCGCTCTCAATCCAGTAACTACACTACCCACTTTCCACCtctcaaagaaagcaaaaaacccAGCACCGTCCTTCCTGTGCCTGCAGGTTTGCCCTTCAAGAGTCTCGGAGCACTTGCCATAGGTTCATCAAAGATGTCCTGAGCACCCCCTCAGCGCAGGTACCTTCCAGGACCAGCCTCACAGTACTTTCCCCCTTTAGGGAGTATTCAATGTATTGCACCAGACCTCGAGGGAGGAACTCTTGAGTGCTGGGGGTTGAAAGACCACGCTGGAAGCGGGACTTAAGATGTTAATGACCAGGCAAGGACTCATGGGCCTCACTGCTCACCCGCTGTCACTGGAGGGCTCCAGGTCTGCCACTACCTTGTCCCAACCCAGGTATGCCCCAGTGCTTTCTTCACTCCCCCTTCCTTCGCATATCTACACCCGACTCCGGCCAGACGTCCTCCTCGCGTAGCCACACTCGGCGGCGCGCAGCTCCGCTAAGATGGCCCACGCGGCGCGGCCAGTGGCTGCTGGAGGGCAGCGGCCGGCAAACCTGCCCGCCGCCAGTGCCCACCCCAGTGAGGCTGTCTCCTGGGCGCCTGCCACCCCCGGGCCAGCCACCTTTCCCACGAGGGCGGGAGGGGCCGTTCTGCCGAAAGACCACCGCCGAGGGCAGCGATCCCCGCCGCAGCCTTCACCGGGCCCGGCGGGGACTCGCGGAGACGCGCTCCGGCGGGAGCGCGCGCGCCCGGAGGCTCCGAGGTCCGGCCGCGGCGCGGGGCGGTCCGAGGCGGGACTGAGGGCGGGGCGGCCGCAGCCTCCGCCATTCcccgctccctccccccacccccgccgagGCGcgccacctccccgcccccaccccccctcccccaccgcgcGCGCTCCGCCCGCCCCGGAGCCTCGCCCTCCGCCACGATGAGCAAATGAGCGCGAGCGAGGGCATGAAATTTAAATTCCACTCAGGGGAGAAAGTGCTGTGCTTCGAGCCTGACCCCACCAAGGCGCGAGTGCTGTACGATGCCAAGGTGCCGCCGcggagggacagggaggaggcGCGGGCCGGGGACCCCGGGACGGGTGGCGGAGGCGGATGCGGGTGCGGACGGCGGCGCGGCGCAGGGGAAGTGGCGGGGCCCGGCGCTCCATGCCGGCTGCTGCTCGGCTTGCGCTGCGCCGTGAGTTCAGCAGGGGGCGCTCGCGGGACGCTGCGCGGGGGAGTCGGGGCCCGGGCGGTTCCGCTTCCGCCGGCGCGGGGCCGCGCACGCGCTTTCGGAAACGAAACTTCGCGCGTGAAGTGTCGTGAGGCCGGGGCCGCGACGTTGGTTTGCGCACGCGACGCCAGCGAGGGCTGCGCGTCGAGGAGGCCGTTTGCCGGCGGCCTCTACCTTCGTGTTAACACACCGTTCTGCGCGGTGCATCGTTGCGTGGGCTCCCGTGCGGCACCCTGACTGACCGAGCCAGGTCCTAAACTGTAGCGCCAGAGCACTGGCCATCGACCAGCGACCTCGTTGCTCTGGAGCACCAATCGTGTCGGGGCCCGATACCTCCCGGGCCTCCCGGAACCCCTCCCGgggcccccctgccccacccgaGGGCAGTGTTGACCCGGAGCTTTGATTCCTCAGCGTCTTGCAGCATTTAGGTTTTCGATCCCCGACTCGCGCCCCGTGCCATCTAAGTTTCgggggctgggggaaggtggggggcgggggggaaagtGAGCCATAACTGCAGCTCCTGGGGTTTGGATGGCGAGCGGGAGTGGACCCCGTAGGCCGGGGATGGGGGCTGGCCCCGGACCCCAGGTGCGTCTGGGCGACGCCGGCCTTGGGGGAATTCCCGAAGCCTCCGGGCTTTGTGAGTTCCGTGTTCCGGCTCCTACCGCCGCAGCCTTGGCTGTTTGCtatcccacctccctcccctcctcgaGTCTCCCCAGGGGTGACACGCCCCATCGTTTGCCCCAGGTGTTCCCCCTGGGGACTCCGCTGGGAGGGAGGGCGTAATCCTCTGCCGTCCTGGCCCTGGACGCAGCGGAGCTGGGGAGACTACAACTCCCAGAGGTCTCAGGGCTGCAGCTCTCTTGTGTGGATGGACTCTTGTGTTAGTGACAAGTCGGTCGGCCAATGGCTTCAGGAGCTGAACTCAGTCTCGGTGTCCGAGGCCAATCGTGGGTCGGTTGGAGGGATGTTTCCTATTTTGAGGCAtccactcaggaaaaaaaatggaattgaaagGGAAAATGTTTCAACCCAGCTTTCAGTCTAAAAAAGGAGAGAATgcgttcttttcttttaaaaagagatctgTGATCTAGTTTTCCTGATCTAGCTTGCACTAGTCTGTGTGTTCTGTCATTTGTGGACAATATTTCCTGGTTTCAGATTGTCGATGTTATTGTTGGGAAAGACGAAAAAGGCAGAAAGATTCCAGAATATCTGATCCATTTTAATGGTTGGAACAGAAGGTGAGTGTATTTGTTAAACGGGATTGAAAATTGGTCATCTTTGCAGCACAAGAACATTGCAAACTTAAGTTTTAGAAACACTTGTAGAGAAGCTTCActtcctgtttctgcttttttatcAAACCTTTCCTATTCTGAAGAATGATTACTTTCAAGTCAGTTGTGTTTGCATTCTGGAAACCCTAGTTATTTCTGTGCCTGAATGAGTTCCTTTTCCAGtttatttgcatcttttttgtgtgaatttaaaatatttcaatagcgTTCTAAAACTTCAGTACTTTTGGGACACTTCTGCTTCTGTGAGGTGCTTTTAGTATTTGTTCACACCAAActaaaatactgaattttatatccttttctctttttttgtttgattaGCTGGGATAGATGGGCAGCTGAAGATCATGTCCTTCGTGACACCGATGAAAATCGGAGATTACAGCGTAAATTGGCAAGGAAAGCTGTAGCTCGCCTGTAAGAATACAAAAGTCATGAAATGAATGTTATTTAGTGTGCTTTCTCTTAATGTTTCgaattttttaaatctggaaGTAAAAATCCGATAGACCTGGTTTGTTAAATAGTCTTATATGTTTAAAGCGTGTTAATGAGGAGTTGCTATTGTATTCGAACTGCCGTGTTTTCAGAGAGGTTACTATGGAATCTTCTGAGGTGGAGGTTAACATTTATGTTCTAGGATTCAATGATTTTTAGGTCCCTAAGAATCGTTGCCGTTATATCTTGTTTGTACCTCCGGACCCATATCAGGTGGCATCGGAATTTATTTCAGCGGCGTTTGGTTTTCTTTCAGAAGAAgcacaggaagaaagaagaaacgcTGCAGGTTGCCTGGTGTTGACTCTGTCTTAAAAAGCCTCCCTGTTGAAGACAAGGATGAAAATGATGAAAACTGTGAGTGGCTTGACTTCGTTTTCTCTGGCTGAAAGAACTTTTACCTCGTCCTTTTATGCCACAGGATTGAGGGGAGGATTCGCTGCAATTACAGACAGGGAACCAGTTCAAGCTCGAGCTCGTTGTTACGTGTAATGTCTACCCGTTTTGTTTTTGACAGTAGCAGCCCATAGTATCTCATCAGTCTTGCCTGTGACCACTGCCTTCTCAGCCAGTGTCTTTCTTTGTACGAACCCCTTATGTTTCCTTCTTGCCACTTCCTGGGCCTTGACCCCAGTTACGAATGCAACAGAGAAGCACAGGCTCTCCTAGGTGACCAAACACGTTTAGATCATGAACTTGTGTGGTTTTTACCTTCACTGAAATCGGTgttatatttctcaaaataaatttcttttccaaaaggtCCAGTATTTGTGTTCAGCATATAAAACATATgcagggttggggcgcctgggtggctcagtcggttaagtggccgacctcggctcaggtcatgatctcacagtgtgtgagttcgagccctgcgtggggctctgtgctgtcggctcggagcctgctttggattctgtgtgtccctctctccctgcccctcccctacctgcaatctgcctgtctctgtctctcaaaaacagacaaatgtaaaaataaaattttaaatatacgcAGTACAGTTAATTATTGCCAGCGGCAGGACACACGTGCCACCTTAGCGAATTATAAGTGTAAAGGTTAAGGAAGTATATGATGCCGGTTTGcctgatattttctgttttacctAGCAATAAGCAGTTCCTCTGATGACAGTAGTgaagaaaaggatgaagaaataAGTGAAGAAAGTGATATTGAAGAAAAGACGGAAGTGGTATGAAGTTTTTATTGTAAAATCTCTGtcttaggtatatatttagtggtAAAATTATGTGATAAAATTCTCCACTTGTggatcattttctaaaaatgcatttgtttaaCCAGATATTATAGAACTGTACTTGATTTTTATGGGAAAATAacctttatttgtatttatagtcACCGTATGAACCTCTTGGTGGCTCTTTTTACCCATAAACTGTTTGCATGAATCATggttacttctttctttccaatgaaATCATGAACTTTATTTCTGTGATGGTGATTAGTGTTTAAGTGTATCAGAGTTTAAGTGTATCAGAGTTTAAGTGTATCAGAGTTCCATATCTTCCGCCTGCCTTCGAAGTTAACATGTGTCTCACTGCCAAcgctgaaagcagagagaaacaaagtaagCATTTGCAACATGCTCAGTGCCCTAAAACCCGTAAACCTTGGACCTTTCATGTGCTTTTCTCTAGGACATGTGGCATCATCACTGGTATGAATGTTGAGGATTAACTGCGTTTGTTTCATAGTAGCCTCTCATGTGTTTGTCTTTGgatttgcacccccccccccccgccattatAAGTAGTTAAAGATGCAATTGTGACATTGCAGAAGGAAGGACCGGAGCCACACACAAGAagggaaatggaagaaaggacAATAACGATAGAAATCCCAGAAGTTCTGAAGAAGAAGCTCGAGGACGATTGTTACTATATCAACAGGAGGAAACGGGTATACAGGGAGAATACATAAAACGTGGATTTGTAATAGAGCTTTCATTTAGCCATATTTTGCAATCACagactcaaataattaaaaaccttgtaagaatgaaattcatattttaagttttgtacTGAGTCAGGTTCTAAAGTTCCCTGACTGTGGCATTCTTGCTGATTGCATTAAGGCGTGCAGTCTTTCCCAGCCCTGGTTGTCCATTAGAACCATCTAGGGAGCTTTGCCAAACTCCTTATGCCTGGGCTTCATTCAAGAGGTTAAGACGTAATTGATCTGTCATGGAGGCTGACTGCGAACATAGTCTCCCCAGGTGGCCCTAATTGATCACTAAGATGTGAGTCACtgcttacatttattttgaaaacttacaCTGTGATCTTCATGGGGATATGATTAGTAGAAGCAATCAAGGAGCCTcaaagtatatttaaaagattCTCCTCAAGCAgaattggctttatttttttaagattttattcttcagtgatctctacacccaatgtggggcatgaactcacagccaaggtcaagagtcgaatgctctactgactgagccagccaggcaccctgagaactggctttatttttgagttaaaaagtTTATAGAGACAAGAGCACTGTTTCTTGGAATGTATGATTTACACAGTGAGATGTGTGCATCAGATGTCTATGTTTTCATTAACAGTTAGTGAAGCTTCCGTGCCAGACCAACATCATAACTATTTTGGAGTCCTACGTGAAGCATTTTGCTATCAATGCAGCCTTTTCAGCCAATGAGAGGCCTCGGCACCATCATGCTATGCCACATGCCAATATGAACGTGCACTATATTCCAGCAGAAAAGAAGTGagtagtggggagggggggattgGTGGCTCAGTGGCTCGCTCTCTCTGTGTATTAGAGAAGTGACTTCCATTTAGGATAGGTGACACTCTCCTTTTCTCTAATTTGGAATTCATTTAATACATCACTTAAGAATTAACTAATAATTCATTTAGTAACaaatttaatatcaaaatatCCCTGTTTCAAAATGCCCAATAACTTTTTAGGTGTCTGGTGTGGATACATTGAGCATATGCACTGCCTCAACACCCAAGACCTGGTTTTCTCAGTGATACAATATAGGGAGATAACTCTTTTTCCTCGAGAAGCACCAGAATGGGGGATAACATTTTGCAAACAGCTTGTTTGCAAACAGGTTTTTATTCCAGTCAGGATTATTATGTTCATGGCCTGTGTTCTGCATGTGGCCCAGCTCGATTAGAGTCCGACAGGCAGAGTATTGGATTTGAAACCAGTATTAGGAGTAGTGCATTGGGCTTGCCCCCTTCAGCTCCCGGTAATTGGGTTCTGTCCACCGTCTGCAGCGCAGGCTGCTTGGGCTGCTCATGTGACACTGAACATAGTCATTTGTGTTCAGTGTGATGTTAAAATCACTAGTGTACTTTTTTCACTTTGTAttatagttttgtgtttgtgCTTAATTTTCTGTTGACAACATCTATAAACTCTTTATACATATAGGTGTAATGTATAGTGTTTAAAACATCGCCTTCTTAAAAATGTGCAACTTGATTCTGATATTTTGGAAAGTATTTACTGCATCTCTAGTCTCTTACTCTCCTAGCGTTGATCTTTGTAAGGAGATGGTGGATGGATTAAGAATAACTTTTGATTACACGCTCCCACTGGTTTTGCTCTATCCGTATGAACAAGTTCAGTATAAAAAGGTGACTTCATCCAAGTTTTTTCTTCCGATTAAGGAAAGTGCCACAAACACTAACAGG includes the following:
- the MSL3 gene encoding male-specific lethal 3 homolog isoform X1, with the protein product MSASEGMKFKFHSGEKVLCFEPDPTKARVLYDAKIVDVIVGKDEKGRKIPEYLIHFNGWNRSWDRWAAEDHVLRDTDENRRLQRKLARKAVARLRSTGRKKKRCRLPGVDSVLKSLPVEDKDENDENSISSSSDDSSEEKDEEISEESDIEEKTEVKEGPEPHTRREMEERTITIEIPEVLKKKLEDDCYYINRRKRLVKLPCQTNIITILESYVKHFAINAAFSANERPRHHHAMPHANMNVHYIPAEKNVDLCKEMVDGLRITFDYTLPLVLLYPYEQVQYKKVTSSKFFLPIKESATNTNRNQEELSPSPPLLNPSTPQSTESQPTSGEPATPKRRKAEPEALQSLRRSTRHSANCDRLSESSASPQPKRRQQDTSSSMPKLFLHLEKKTPVHSRSSSPVPLTPSKEGSAVFAGFEGRRTNEINEVLSWKLVPDSYPPSDQPPPPSYIYGAQHLLRLFVKLPEILGKMSFSEKNLKALLKHFDLFLRFLAEYHDDFFPESAYVAACEAHYSTKNPRAIY
- the MSL3 gene encoding male-specific lethal 3 homolog isoform X2; the encoded protein is MSASEGMKFKFHSGEKVLCFEPDPTKARVLYDAKIVDVIVGKDEKGRKIPEYLIHFNGWNRRRSTGRKKKRCRLPGVDSVLKSLPVEDKDENDENSISSSSDDSSEEKDEEISEESDIEEKTEVKEGPEPHTRREMEERTITIEIPEVLKKKLEDDCYYINRRKRLVKLPCQTNIITILESYVKHFAINAAFSANERPRHHHAMPHANMNVHYIPAEKNVDLCKEMVDGLRITFDYTLPLVLLYPYEQVQYKKVTSSKFFLPIKESATNTNRNQEELSPSPPLLNPSTPQSTESQPTSGEPATPKRRKAEPEALQSLRRSTRHSANCDRLSESSASPQPKRRQQDTSSSMPKLFLHLEKKTPVHSRSSSPVPLTPSKEGSAVFAGFEGRRTNEINEVLSWKLVPDSYPPSDQPPPPSYIYGAQHLLRLFVKLPEILGKMSFSEKNLKALLKHFDLFLRFLAEYHDDFFPESAYVAACEAHYSTKNPRAIY